TTCAACTGAAATTTCAACCGGGACATATGCCTCGTTCAATGTTTTCAGGAGTACCTTCTGATGTTCATTTGAGCTAATAAAAAGAGATAAAAGTGAAACCTGGGAAGGAGTCTTCCTGAGCTGGTCAATTATTGCATATTCCGAAGTTTTCATTTTTCGGAAAAACTCTTTTACTTCCTCATAACTCACAGGCTTCTTAGGCGGAAACTGTTTATCCTTGCTCAGTATTAACATCTTTTGCTCTTCTGGGTTGTGGTACTTCCTAGGTTGGTTCATTTCGTTCACCTCTCCCATaatctctttccccttgtaagtaaTCACTGTTTTGCTATAATTCCAGGGGACTGCAGTGGGGTCTCTCATAGGGCTCTGTGGTGCGCGGctaataaccacgggctcattcagccttggtgaaattatcGGCCCCCGCGCCACATAAGTCCCTTTTGGCACATACAACTTTGGCACATTTAGCGTGACTTTCCTCTGCTCAAATCTTTTGGGAGTGTTCAACATGAGTTGTTCTTTCCTTGGGGCCCTAGGAACATAGAGAATTGCATCCTTAGATGGTGCTGCCCCAGTATTTGTTTCTGCAACTTGAGGAGTTAGAGTGATTTTCTTCTCATTTCTGGCTTGTTTCAACGCCGCTTTAGGTCTTGCCTCTGAATCGACAATGGAGATGATAGCTTTCAAAGCTGGATAAAACTCTTTATCATCACAAATAATTCCAATGaccggcccgttgttgtgagtCGGTAATGAATTGTTAGTCACATTGGGGACTTCCTCGTCCCTCAGCACCACTCGTTTTTGTTCTATCAAATTCTCAACGGCTCTCTTGAGAGTCCAAAAATCCTCCGTATCATGACGCTCTGCCCCTGAATAATAGGCACACCTAGTACCGGGCCGATATGATGGAGATTCCGGATTTTGCCGATTTGGAGGCACAAGTTGCAATAGACCTATCTGGACTAATTTTGGAAACAAGCTAGAGTAGGactcaccaataggggtgaagtCGTTTCTCCTAGGATGCTCACGAGGGCGTGTATTATGTTGGTAATTGTTTTGTGGGGGACAGgggttatatggagcttggtaaggatggttatttctgggaggtggagctcggttttggttgTAGTGTTGTTGTGGCCGTGCATAAGGTTGGACATTCATCACCGCATAGCGAGGCGGTGCCACGGCATATGCTGCATCttgatgggggtagtagtgttgtggggttctggAAGGCAGGTAAGAATGATCGCGGGGTCGATGGGGGCCTCTCAA
This DNA window, taken from Nicotiana tabacum cultivar K326 chromosome 15, ASM71507v2, whole genome shotgun sequence, encodes the following:
- the LOC107796834 gene encoding uncharacterized protein LOC107796834 → MVENDLKNGRSISQSALRDTSQAIQNGSGGLANRKKREEGALMTLVQIGLLQLVPPNRQNPESPSYRPGTRCAYYSGAERHDTEDFWTLKRAVENLIEQKRVVLRDEEVPNVTNNSLPTHNNGPVIGIICDDKEFYPALKAIISIVDSEARPKAALKQARNEKKITLTPQVAETNTGAAPSKDAILYVPRAPRKEQLMLNTPKRFEQRKVTLNVPKLYVPKGTYVARGPIISPRLNEPVVISRAPQSPMRDPTAVPWNYSKTVITYKGKEIMGEVNEMNQPRKYHNPEEQKMLILSKDKQFPPKKPVSYEEVKEFFRKMKTSEYAIIDQLRKTPSQVSLLSLFISSNEHQKVLLKTLNEAYVPVEISVEQLRVMLDGGSRVDICPLSTLQRMKIRTERIRPNNVCVCAFDGVKRDTIGETDLILTIGPVDFEVTFQVLNMDTSYNFLLGRPWIHTAGAVPFTVYQMVKFEHENQEIVVHGKDE